The DNA region TGGTGCTTAAGTCTCatctattaaatatttatataagttCAACTTAATAGTAGTGCGAATTTTGAAAGAACATTATATATGTACACACAAGttatgcttttcttttcttctacacaaaacaaaacttaaagtgaatgtttcagaaagagaaTAAGGTGAGCCATGAGCAGTTGAGCACAATGAATAAGCTCTTTATCATACATTTTCTTGGAAGGTTGCATATCCGTTAGAACCATGACATTCTCTCTGTATTAAGTTATGCTTTTGGGGTAAATTGTTAAGTTATGCTTTATATGACTTTCATTGTTAAGAAGACTATTTCGAACAAACATACATCATCTTTGGgttcaagaaccaaaaaaatacaaaacataatctGTGTTCTACAAAGACTACATAGTTTTGCGTATGATCGTGAATTCGTGATCATCacttgaaagattttttttggttccttttgttGATAAACTCACTCTCTTGTAGTATTCACGTCCCCGTCCCctgcttttgttttctcattggGGTAAATCTGCAGGTTTTTTATAAAGTTAAGATCATTAGTATGTGAATCATCTTTTACAAAGTTGAGATTCATTTCAAGAATCTATAACAAAACCTGGTTGCCTTTTTCTTCGTTAAGACTGACTGTACGAACTTTGAGCTCGCCTCTGCTCGTCGTTAACTCGTCTAAAATCTCGGCATCGCCTTCTTGTACGCCTCCCTTAAAGTCATTAGACTGTAAAACAAGGTTAGTTCGACATATTCAAATGTTTTAAATCCccaaaaaatgtaaatacataaatatagagATATGGACTCACCCGGAAAGACAGTTCGAGATGGTTTCTAGGAGTGCCGGGGATTTCCTCGTACTCGGCAGCATCGAGTTCTCGGAGATAGGCCGGGTTAAAGAGCTTCGGGAGAATGTACTGTCTGATGGCTATTAAGAGGAAGAAAGGAACCGGGAACATGATTCCAGCAACGGGAATCCACGTCACTCCGTAGCATAGCCCAAAGTAGACTATCTGCAACAATGTGAACGTAGCCATTGACTTGTATGGAACTTTCTCCACGAACGACGCGTGCGCTCCTTCCAAGACCCTGAAAACAACAATCACGTAACGGCTCTTTCTAAGAAATCTGaataatcaaaaaaagaaacagagcatttTTCAGAGCATATACTTGAATCTCCGGCTTGTTGGGACAAAAAGAAGCATTGTGCGTTCGAAAAACTGGTTTCCCGGGAGACTATCGATGGCCATGTAAGCGAAATATCCCCATAGAAGTGAGGTTGGTATGCGCTTGATGGCTGGCATTGCCAACACTGCACCTGCCACCAGTAGTGACTGCAAAAGGTTACTCACTCTCTGCTCGTTGACTCGAACAGGCAAGCAAGCGTCAAGGTGCTTCTCTGGATCGAAACCACTGTCTTCGTTCCTCTCTCCTTCTACCTCATTGCACTTCATTACTGCTTCTTTAAGATCTTGCAGCTCAATTATCACTGTTGGGTCTGTCTGAGcctgcttttaaaaaaaaacaaaagcttatgGTTCTgaatcttgttttttcttttattggaaCACTAGATTAAGAGTATACAACTTACAAGTGGGCTTTTGTCCATTTCTATGAAGACTTCTTGCATGTTCTCGTACACTTGGGTTGAAGTTTCTCTCTTCCTGATGCTTTCTTTGGCTGTCTTTACCATCTTCCTCCGTATCAACTGAAACCAAACAGATTCTTTAGGAGGACCGTTCTTAATATTGAGTGTTGATTAACAATGTATCGAAGAAAACCTGTCGTTTGAGAACAGCAAGGCTTTTCGTATGCATAGGAGATTGAGGGAGGACTCCGTTGGAAGGAGGCAGACCGAGCAATCCACAGATCAACGTCTAAAAAACATACAGTTTCGAGATTTTAACCAGAGATTCAATGTTGTGAAAGGTGAgcttgaagaaagaaataaaggaGTTCGAATGATTATACCATGACCCCCAACAAGAGAATGTCGTAATGATACGCAGAAGGGTTCTTGAGGTTGAACTCCTTCTGCTGTGCGAGCTGTGAGGCAACACTGTGGTCAAAGAAGTAGAGCCCTGCGATCATCAATGCGGGTATAAATGCCGCGAATATGTAACCCGGAGAGACTTTCCCCATGTCCTGTACAGACCATATCCAAGTATTGAAACTTTAGAAGAGGCTCATATGATGAAATTNCAGGCAAGCAAGCGTCAAGGTGCTTCTCTGGATCGAAACCACTATCCTCCTtcctctctccttctttctcatTGCACTTCATTACTGCTTCTTTAAGATCTTGCAGCTCAATTATCACTGTTGGGTCTGTCTGAGCCTgtgtttagaaaacaaaagattatggttctgaatcttgttttttttattggaacATTGGATTAAGAGTCAGCAACTTACAAGTGGGCTTTTGTCCATTTCTATGAAGACTTCTTGCATGTTCTCGTACACTTGGGTTGAAGTTTCTCTCTTCCTGATGCTTTCTTTGGCTGTCTTTACCATCTTCCTCCGTATCAACTGAAACCAAACAGATTCTTTAGGAGGACCGTTCTTAATATTGAGTGTTGATTAACAATGTATCGAATAAAACCTGTCGTTTGAGAACAGCAAGGCTTTTCGTATGCATAGGAGATTGAGGGAGGACTCCGTTGGAAGGAGGCAGACCGAGCAATCCACAGATCAACGTCTAAAAAACATACAGTTTCGAGATTTTAACCAGAGATTCAATGTTGTGAAAGGTGAgcttgaagaaagaaataaaggaGTTTGAATGATTATACCATGACCCCCAACAAGAGAATGTCGTAATGATACGCAGAAGGGTTCTTGAGGTTGAACTCCTTCTGCTGTGCGAGCTGTGAGGCAACACTGTGGTCAAAGAAGTAGAGCCCTGCGATCATCAATGCGGGTATAAATGCCGCGAATATGTAACCTGGAGAGACTTTCCCCATGTCCTGTACAGATCAAATCCAGGTATATATTGAAACTTTAGAATAGGCTCAAATGATGAAATCAAGATCTTAAATGTAGTGTGTTTGTGTTGTAACCTTGATGACAGTCCAATGTGATAAAGAAGCAGAGTCCCATGGAAGAGGACTAAAGAGTCTTCTCGGGACACCAGAGGGGAGTTTTGATGGTGTACTGAAGGACAATGCTGTCCAAACCACAACCATCAAAGGAACTCCATAGTCTGCAGTGAAGCTTCTGATCCATCCTTTTTCCAAGAAACAGAGCATTATTAAGGCCAACCAATGGTTTTACACAGAAATAAACACCAAAGCATGAAAAGATAAATCTCTCTTACCACTTCCGTATCGCCAAGACCTAGCTTTTCTGCTCTTCAAAGCGGTGTAGAGAAGGCCAAAAGTGAAAATGATACCGAGAAGTCCATTTGTATAGAGCCACTCAAAACGATACTTTTCAAGTTTTGGGTCTTCATCTTTTGGCATCCCAAATTCACTCACCATTCCCTGCcaattttcatttgaaataagtatataaataagCTTTGACTTACCAATCACAACACTTACAAATCACAACTCAGAGGTAGGTGAGCTTTTTATACCTTAATGGCTTGTTGGATGAACAGAACTGAGATCAACATACCAAAAAGCTCACCAGCGATCCTTGTAAACCGGTTAATGATATCAGCCGCATTGAGGATCGCCATTAGGAATAGTAACAGAGCCGTCCACACACATACCCTTCAATTGAATAATCAATAAACCATAAAGCAAAACCacaacttaaaaacaaaaaaaaaaaacaaaaacagaagagAAGAGTGTTGTTGGAGTAAATTACCAAGCAGCCCAAGCTAAGTAGAGTTGTTTTCCTAGTTCTGGTCTTCCAATAGCGAAGTTGTACAAGTAAACGTACATTAAGACAGTTGGTTCTGCAACTCCAAGTATCAACAATGGTTGTCCTCCCAATATTGAGTGTATCACTCCACATAACGCTGTTGATGCTAATGTCTCTACTGTGCTCAACGCTCCTACTATAACCACCtcaaaatataattcaaaacagattaaaaaattggatttcctcttgaaatcagaaaatacaaaagttaaAACACCTCTCCATAGAAGACCAAACGTTTGCAACTTGAAGACTATTAGTTCCACCAAATAAACGTGAACATAAAGCCGTATAGAAATtgaagaaaagatgaaaaaatcaaagaaatagacCTGTGTCACGGCTGAGCTGCTCCCCGAAGGCTATAACCGGAAGGGCAGAGGCGAAAAAGATATATGTCGTCGGTGCTAAaatcctgcaaaacaaaaaaagagtcacagttgtgttctttttcttggtgtcaaaaactcaaaagtaaTCTAATTCTTAGTGTAGTAAGAGTGAAATCAGTACCCAAAACCAGAACGAAGACCAGCGACCCAGTCTTGCTTGTAACACAAGGCTCTTCCTCTAAGATCTGCTACAATACCTCGAAACAGCATCTTGGAGCTATCCGCTCTTCCTTTCTCCATATCTTTGAATCACTCCGGAACTTGTCGCTCTGTTCAGATACGGTCCACTCTTATTATGAACTAACCTACAAAAGGAAGAAGCTATATATCATCTATAACATCTAGCAATGGCTTTTAACTCTCGCATTTCTTTAGCTGACTacattaatataaatcaatactatttattttatatatatatatatatatatatttctacatTTGTGACGATTCCTGTCTTTTTCCACCAACTATTAAAGAAGAATTTCGGAgctgttttatcttttgttacTAAGTAGCGATGTCAATTTCATATGCATTAAATAAGTAAAGGAAAACGCACTGTGCCAAACCAAATTAGAGAAACATCACAAAcgcacaaaacaagcaaaaagtaatgaaaattttctttctaTGACAAAGATCTAAATCTCTTCGTCTCCTCTCTCATAAAGTGAACTTTGAAATCGCATATGCACccagaaaaaaatttaaaagaaaacaagaaaaaaagaatccaacGTTTCCAGTCAACTCCATTATTTAATATCCGTCGTAATTTGAATCTCCTCTTTTTCTTCATAGNNNNNNNNNNNNNNNNNNNNNNNNNNNNNNNNNNNNNNNNNNNNNNNNNNNNNNNNNNNNNNNNNNNNNNNNNNNNNNNNNNNNNNNNNNNNNNNNNNNNNNNNNNNNNNNNNNNNNNNNNNNNNNNNNNNNNNNNNNNNNNNNNNNNNNNNNNNNNNNNNNNNNNNNNNNNNNNNNNNNNNNNNNNNNNNNNNNNNNNNNNNNNNNNNNNNNNNNNNNNNNNNNNNNNNNNNNNNNNNNNNNNNNNNNNNNNNNNNNNNNNNNNNNNNNNNNNNNNNNNNNNNNNNNNNNNNNNNNNNNNNNNNNNNNNNNNNNNNNNNNNNNNNNNNNNNNNNNNNNNNNNNNNNNNNNNNNNNNNNNNNNNNNNNNNNNNNNNNNNNNNNNNNNNNNNNNNNNNNNNNNNNNNNNNNNNNNNNNNNNNNNNNNNNNNNNNNNNNNNNNNNNNNNNNNNNNNNNNNNNNNNNNNNNNNNNNNNNNNNNNNNNNNNNNNNNNNNNNNNNNNNNNNNNNNNNNNNNNNNNNNNNNNNNNNNNNNNNNNNNNNNNNNNNNNNNNNNaaatctaacaaaaaaaaaaaaaaaaaaagcagacaaAGAAAGGATTgacataaaaatcaaacaaaaggggttatttatatatgaacatGCAATATAAGTCAGAATGTGGAGTcatgaggaggaggagcaaaCTACCGGCGACAAAAGAGAAAGACGAGAATcactggaggaggaggagccgaAGTAACAACTGTGTAGCGATTTATAGGGTTTAATGGATATATAGGTCAAAGAGAGACGACGAGGCTTACAACAACAACGGTAGCAaatatacagagagagagagagagagacagggCCCATTTATACACGTATTTTTTGTTGGGCCTACTTACACGTGTATGTAAGCGAGTGGTTGATTCTGTCATCTGTGATTTTGACGCTTTAACAcactctctctctgttcttttcCATGAGACAGTGACAAATATATATGCACACTTCTagatctctttttatttatttatttattgtctataaattttatttttttataagtattAAGTAGTGtccttttttgtattatattgcttcctaaaattcttcttcttagtcttcatatgttaaaaaaaacataccaaaacGCTCGAGcaaatcttcttttgttttaaaaatctttagataCTGTATTGTAATCTTTTTCCATATTGTTAATTTTCATTATTCTCCACCGAtatcaagttaaaaaaaaaaaaaaaaaatcaaatgctACAACATATGTGTGATAAGTTTGTAcgtaagaaaatataattacgTGCGGTTGGACTTGGAGTGATGAATTGGAGATGTTTATGTGTAGAAATGGGAATGCACACacattttgataaattttactTATACCAAAATTCATTGCTGACGTAATGAATAATGCGCACATTTATATATGCATCATCACTCCACTCCACGCCTGTGGCACTTTGCCCGTGCAAATGCCCTTATTGTGCCAGAATCTTCGATTTGGGCATATTgcgtgtgtgtatatataatgtattaattcCATCCCAAATGTTCGTTCGGTAGCCTCTGATTAAATGCCCCaatcaaatatattgaaataagtttaatttatcaaaaaaaatataaaaaagggaCTATATTGAAACAAGTCATGCATGTAATTGTGAACCTAATTCTAGTATCCGAGTAAGAGTTTACCATTCTTTAAACGGAAAACGCTATATACTAGGTAGATGATAGTATTTGGTGTTTCTAGGGGAAAACGAGTTATTTCTCCATAAAAACTATCATATCTAGCTAGATAGAGTCTGAACTTTGACCCCGATCTAGATATCCCCGAAAAGAAAATTCGATTTCTATTTCCCCTGAAAATATAGTTCTATACCTATATCTCCCCTAATTCAAAGTTTGAGATCTAATTACACCTAGTCTTCGGTTTCTATTGGTTTACTCTTTACTTAACCGTTTAATGAAGAACCTAAATCCAATTAGACCAAACCAAACCTCTATTTTAccgaatatattttttttttgatattatatCACTTTTTTTTCGACGATATTATATCGCCTTAACTATTTTTTTCACAcactatttaatttttgatatccCCACGTGCTCATGGACCGAG from Camelina sativa cultivar DH55 chromosome 3, Cs, whole genome shotgun sequence includes:
- the LOC104774202 gene encoding boron transporter 4-like, encoding MEKGRADSSKMLFRGIVADLRGRALCYKQDWVAGLRSGFGILAPTTYIFFASALPVIAFGEQLSRDTVGALSTVETLASTALCGVIHSILGGQPLLILGVAEPTVLMYVYLYNFAIGRPELGKQLYLAWAAWVCVWTALLLFLMAILNAADIINRFTRIAGELFGMLISVLFIQQAIKGMVSEFGMPKDEDPKLEKYRFEWLYTNGLLGIIFTFGLLYTALKSRKARSWRYGSGWIRSFTADYGVPLMVVVWTALSFSTPSKLPSGVPRRLFSPLPWDSASLSHWTVIKDMGKVSPGYIFAAFIPALMIAGLYFFDHSVASQLAQQKEFNLKNPSAYHYDILLLGVMTLICGLLGLPPSNGVLPQSPMHTKSLAVLKRQLIRRKMVKTAKESIRKRETSTQVYENMQEVFIEMDKSPLAQTDPTVIIELQDLKEAVMKCNEVEGERNEDSGFDPEKHLDACLPVRVNEQRVSNLLQSLLVAGAVLAMPAIKRIPTSLLWGYFAYMAIDSLPGNQFFERTMLLFVPTSRRFKVLEGAHASFVEKVPYKSMATFTLLQIVYFGLCYGVTWIPVAGIMFPVPFFLLIAIRQYILPKLFNPAYLRELDAAEYEEIPGTPRNHLELSFRSNDFKGGVQEGDAEILDELTTSRGELKVRTVSLNEEKGNQIYPNEKTKAGDGDVNTTRE